From Saccopteryx leptura isolate mSacLep1 chromosome 3, mSacLep1_pri_phased_curated, whole genome shotgun sequence, one genomic window encodes:
- the OXER1 gene encoding oxoeicosanoid receptor 1 — protein MEFHNLSASSSLPSLSPSTVPSSPPPSAFVSPSAFTTASGSPAPCHPISSPKVSAFLVPALSVEFVLGLVGNGLAFFIFCFYTRPWSSNIVFLVSLVIADFFLIVNLPLRVDYYLLHETWRFGASTCKVNLFMLSTNRTASVVFLTAIALNRYLKVVRPHHVLSRASVRAAAWVAGGLWGGILLLNVHLLLVTYPSKSCISYQLGTRSSGPLRWHHALYLLEFFLPLGLILFAIVSIGLTIRRRSLGGQAGPRRAMRVLAAVVAVYTICFLPSILFGVASIVAFRLHACPALDICSQLFHGSLAFTYLNSVLDPVLYCFSSPNYLRQCRALLGLFQFWQGSAGNETSCQSPARPQEASRKAGATGKLQAEGSQEISLE, from the coding sequence ATGGAATTTCATAACCTGAGTGCTTCctcttccctgccttctctctctccctccactgtgccttcctccccccctccctctgccttcgtctctccctctgccttcacCACTGCGTCGGGGTCACCAGCCCCCTGCCACCCAATCTCTTCCCCAAAGGTGTCTGCATTCCTGGTGCCAGCCCTGAGCGTGGAGTTCGTCCTGGGCCTGGTGGGGAACGGCTTGGCCTTCTTCATCTTCTGTTTCTACACGCGGCCCTGGTCGTCCAACATCGTGTTCTTGGTCAGCTTGGTCATCGCTGACTTTTTCCTGATCGTCAACCTGCCCCTTCGTGTGGACTACTACCTCCTCCATGAGACCTGGCGCTTCGGGGCCTCCACCTGCAAGGTCAACCTTTTCATGCTGTCCACCAACCGCACGGCCAGCGTGGTCTTCCTCACGGCCATCGCGCTCAACCGCTACTTGAAGGTGGTCCGGCCCCACCATGTGCTGAGTCGGGCCTCGGTGCGGGCGGCTGCCTGGGTGGCCGGCGGGCTCTGGGGCGGCATCCTGCTCCTCAACGTACACCTGCTCCTCGTCACCTATCCCAGCAAGTCCTGCATCAGTTACCAGCTGGGCACGCGCTCCTCGGGCCCGCTCCGCTGGCACCATGCGCTGTACTTGCTGGAATTCTTCCTGCCGCTGGGGCTCATCCTCTTCGCCATAGTGAGCATTGGGCTGACCATCCGGCGCCGCAGCCTGGGCGGGCAGGCGGGCCCGCGGAGGGCCATGCGCGTGCTGGCCGCAGTGGTGGCCGTCTACACCATCTGCTTCTTGCCCAGCATCCTCTTTGGTGTGGCAAGCATCGTGGCCTTCCGCCTGCATGCCTGCCCCGCCCTGGACATCTGCTCACAGCTCTTCCACGGCTCCCTGGCCTTCACCTACCTCAACAGCGTCCTGGACCCTGTGCTGtactgcttctccagccccaaCTACCTCCGCCAGTGCAGGGCCCTGCTGGGCCTCTTCCAGTTCTGGCAGGGCTCAGCCGGCAATGAGACCTCCTGCCAGTCCCCTGCCAGGCCCCAGGAGGCCTCCAGAAAGGCAGGGGCCACAGGGAAGCTGCAGGCGGAAGGCTCACAGGAAATCTCCCTGGAGTGA